The DNA region CCGCCTCCTCCAACTTGGAACACAGGGCCTCTATGTGTTCCGGAACGATCTGGCGGACGGTCACCTTCCCCCCGGTTATCACCCCCGCCAGGAGATAGGTGCTGGCCTCTATCCTGTCGGGGATCACGCTCACGTGGGCGTCCTTGAGCTCCTTTGCCCCCCTTATCTTTATGGTGCCGGAACCCTCGCCCTCTATCTCCACCCCCATGGCCCTCAAGGTTTCCGCCAGGTTTACCACCTCGGGCTCCCGGGCGGCGTTCTCCAGGATGGTCTCCCCCTCAACCAGGGAGGCGGCCATCATAAGGTTCTCGGTGGCCCCCACGGATGGGAAGTCCAGGTATATCCTGGCGGGCTTGAGACCCGACGTGCGGCCGTGAAAGGCCCCCTGAACGAGCTCGAAGGAGGTGCCCATCTTGGCGAGCCCCTTAACATGAAAGTCTATGGGACGGCTGCCTATGGCACATCCCCCCGGCAGGGGCAACACCGCCCTGCCGCATCGGGCCACCAAGGGTCCCAAGACCAGGGAGGAGGCCCTCATCTTCCTGACCAGCGAGGCGGGGGTCTCCCATGAGATCTCCTCCGGAACGTCCAATGTCATCCGGTGATCCTTCATCTCCACCTTTACACCCAGGTGATCCAGGAGATCCATCATGGTGTGGATGTCCTGAAGATCGGGTACACGCTCTATGGTGAGCCTACCGCCCCTCAAGAGGAGGGCGGAGGCCATTATCGGCAACGCCGCGTTCTTGGCACCCTGAGCGGTGAGGACCCCTTTAAGAGGCTCCCCTCCCCTTATTACAAGCCTCTCCTTCTTACCCTCCGAAACCAAATCCACGCTACTCATCAAAAAACCTCCAAACCGATCTAGTTCTTACGCCTATCGATCAAATAC from Thermanaerovibrio acidaminovorans DSM 6589 includes:
- the murA gene encoding UDP-N-acetylglucosamine 1-carboxyvinyltransferase, which gives rise to MSSVDLVSEGKKERLVIRGGEPLKGVLTAQGAKNAALPIMASALLLRGGRLTIERVPDLQDIHTMMDLLDHLGVKVEMKDHRMTLDVPEEISWETPASLVRKMRASSLVLGPLVARCGRAVLPLPGGCAIGSRPIDFHVKGLAKMGTSFELVQGAFHGRTSGLKPARIYLDFPSVGATENLMMAASLVEGETILENAAREPEVVNLAETLRAMGVEIEGEGSGTIKIRGAKELKDAHVSVIPDRIEASTYLLAGVITGGKVTVRQIVPEHIEALCSKLEEAGISVEIKGDDVTVYPSGRYRGVSLKTLPYPGFPTDLQPQIMAAMCLAEGTSVIHESVFESRFLHVSEFKRMGAQVDLQGNTAIVTGVSKLVGAEVHASDLRAGAALVLMGLAAEDETVVCDLEHIWRGYEGIVEKLRALGGKVIVTRGE